In one window of Xiphophorus hellerii strain 12219 chromosome 23, Xiphophorus_hellerii-4.1, whole genome shotgun sequence DNA:
- the LOC116714550 gene encoding type-2 angiotensin II receptor-like, with product MATPSGLFVFNSTSSPFPGTEVYVNISLVPCDFHRCRDWSPVPMTTVIPTIYSVICVLGILGNALAVYVLSCGNALTRTVANTFMLNLCVSDLLFLLTLPLWAAYYSWGYSWPFGRVACKICGALLNLNLYASIFFITCMSVDRYLAIVHPLLSQRSRDYERARIVCILVWVLAFACSSPHLAFRETYHLKEFDAVACVIFYPDDTWFLALSWVKIILAFLLPLLGISCCYWAIGKHLLAYRGSARMQNSPPSQAGHCKSERPPTPTVYPSSCTTGPMMARGVERILWTVAAVVIAFFICWFPFHCVTFLDLLSQNGWLDSCWVTWTITNLTPLTLCLGFSNSAINPVLYCFVGNHFRGRLGGLCKDLCACLEAGGDQHSQKRGSFSTRLSSFSRKLSDLKDLAIVDTSGTL from the coding sequence ATGGCAACCCCAAGTGGCCTCTTCGTATTCAACTCCACATCCTCCCCGTTTCCAGGGACAGAGGTCTACGTGAACATCTCGTTAGTTCCTTGTGATTTTCATCGCTGCCGAGATTGGTCTCCAGTGCCCATGACAACAGTGATCCCCACCATCTACAGCGTCATCTGTGTGCTAGGTATACTGGGCAACGCCTTGGCGGTGTATGTGTTATCTTGTGGCAATGCCTTGACGAGAACGGTGGCGAACACTTTCATGCTGAACCTGTGCGTCTCCGACCTGCTGTTCCTGTTGACTCTTCCGCTGTGGGCCGCCTACTACTCCTGGGGCTACAGCTGGCCCTTTGGACGAGTGGCCTGCAAAATCTGCGGTGCTCTCCTTAACCTCAACCTCTACGCGTCTATTTTCTTCATCACGTGCATGAGCGTAGACCGTTACCTGGCCATCGTGCATCCTCTCCTCTCGCAGAGGTCGAGGGATTACGAGCGAGCCCGGATCGTGTGCATCCTGGTATGGGTCCTGGCGTTTGCTTGCTCTTCCCCCCACTTGGCCTTCAGAGAGACCTATCATCTTAAAGAGTTCGATGCAGTGGCTTGTGTGATTTTTTATCCAGATGACACCTGGTTTCTGGCCCTGAGCTGGGTGAAGATCATTCTGGCATTCCTGCTGCCACTGCTTGGCATCTCCTGTTGCTACTGGGCCATTGGGAAACATTTGTTGGCCTACAGAGGATCAGCAAGAATGCAAAATTCACCACCTTCTCAAGCGGGCCATTGTAAATCAGAACGTCCGCCGACTCCTACTGTGTACCCAAGCTCATGCACGACTGGACCCATGATGGCCCGCGGGGTAGAGAGGATTTTGTGGACAGTGGCTGCTGTGGTCATTGCTTTCTTCATCTGCTGGTTCCCCTTTCATTGTGTGACCTTCTTGGATCTTTTGAGTCAAAATGGATGGCTGGACAGTTGCTGGGTAACTTGGACCATCACCAACCTGACCCCACTCACTCTTTGCCTAGGCTTCTCCAACTCTGCCATCAATCCTGTGCTCTACTGCTTCGTCGGGAACCATTTCCGCGGTCGCCTTGGGGGTCTCTGCAAAGACCTGTGTGCTTGTTTGGAGGCCGGTGGGGACCAGCACAGTCAGAAACGAGGTTCTTTCAGCACCAGGCTGAGCTCCTTCTCCAGGAAACTCAGTGACCTTAAGGACCTGGCGATTGTGGACACCTCAGGTACCCTGTAA
- the apool gene encoding MICOS complex subunit MIC27: MAAKVALVAVPTVLGIASIRVYTVREAPADGLVSRDRLNVYAPLLGAGPPTVVPESPGLVERGLTATRESVLPAVRAVKGACVSVKRGGVNLYHAGEDVYYYLIDPPPGFLPRFGTVTMAGLLGMFLARKGSRFKRLAVPLGLMSAGASVCYPAQAVSVLKVTGQKVYAAGQWSGAAASSLLAAREPVAKEAAASQPQPLSEADPESTLREEEASADLPTPDLLAKSAAVLETEVESAESVPVCDGPVVTEEPPVALTGISPAEIGWSAHSEPVQTEPSRPAEDAAADGNRTSDDVSLDATPADAVQDEPAEGNLPSASAFESAAEFEPAEEQQSLPAEEETPTSTPATAPPPQQPAEGSREEGSGFQPDPALMDFGQSSPEDEDLYSTRS; encoded by the exons ATGGCGGCCAAG GTGGCGTTGGTGGCCGTCCCCACGGTGCTGGGAATCGCCTCCATCCGCGTGTACACGGTGAGGGAAGCTCCCGCGGACGGGCTGGTTTCTCGAGACAGG CTGAACGTCTACGCCCCGCTGCTCGGCGCTGGCCCGCCTACGGTCGTTCCAGAAAGTCCAGGACTTGTCGAGAGAGGGCTAACGGCGACCAGGGAGAGCGTTTTGCCCGCGGTCCGAGCTGTGAAG GGTGCCTGCGTCTCTGTAAAACGGGGCGGTGTTAATCTTTACCATGCAGGAGAGG ATGTTTATTACTACTTGATAGACCCTCCTCCAGGTTTTCTGCCCAGGTTCGGAACCGTCACCATGGCTGGCCTGCTGGGCATGTTCTTGGCGAGAAAAG GCTCCCGTTTCAAGAGGTTAGCGGTTCCGTTGGGTCTGATGAGCGCCGGGGCGTCGGTGTGCTACCCAGCCCAAGCCGTGTCTGTGCTCAAG GTGACGGGACAGAAGGTGTACGCCGCGGGGCAGTGGAGCGGCGCCGCCGCGTCGTCTCTGCTCGCCGCCAGGGAACCTGTCGCCAAAGAGGCCGCCGCGTCGCAACCGCAG CCTCTTTCAGAAGCCGATCCAGAGTCGACTCTGCGTGAGGAGGAGGCCTCGGCCGACCTTCCCACACCCGACCTCTTGGCTAAAAGTGCCGCCGTTTTGGAGACAGAGGTGGAATCGGCCGAGTCCGTTCCCGTTTGTGACGGGCCGGTCGTCACTGAAGAGCCGCCGGTGGCGCTTACAGGAATATCTCCAGCAGAGATAG GTTGGTCAGCACATTCGGAGCCAGTGCAAACAGAGCCGTCTCGTCCCGCCGAAGACGCGGCCGCGGACGGAAACCGAACCTCGGACGATGTTTCCCTTGACGCGACGCCAGCGGACGCCGTCCAGGACGAGCCGGCTGAAGGAAACCTGCCATCAG CATCCGCCTTCGAATCAGCTGCTGAGTTTGAGCCGGCGGAGGAGCAGCAGTCGCTTCCTGCGGAGGAGGAGACGCCAACCTCAACCCCCGCCACGGCGCCGCCGCCTCAGCAGCCTGCAGAGGGAAGCAGAGAAG AGGGCTCCGGTTTCCAGCCAGACCCCGCTCTCATGGACTTCGGCCAGTCCAGCCCCGAAGACGAAGACCTGTACAGCACACGCAGCTGA